A window of the Leptospira ellinghausenii genome harbors these coding sequences:
- a CDS encoding HNH endonuclease: protein MKEENDYKPKAHEIYELFNKQDYRCFVTGNKFTKKNVDIGHIIPMSKGGKHEFENLCLFDKAFTGLKRYYTVDEIKEILKEVFTHEQK from the coding sequence ATGAAAGAAGAAAATGACTACAAACCCAAGGCACATGAGATATATGAATTATTCAATAAACAAGATTATCGGTGTTTTGTTACGGGAAATAAGTTTACAAAGAAAAATGTTGATATTGGACATATAATTCCTATGTCAAAAGGCGGGAAACATGAGTTCGAGAATCTTTGTCTTTTCGACAAGGCTTTCACTGGATTAAAACGCTACTATACAGTAGACGAAATTAAAGAAATTCTTAAAGAGGTCTTTACACATGAACAAAAATGA